DNA from Hippocampus zosterae strain Florida chromosome 18, ASM2543408v3, whole genome shotgun sequence:
GAAACAAAGAATGTATTTCTTGACAACAAACAATCATTTCCGAGCGCATGATGCTAAACAAACTTCCTTCCAGGAAGCTTTTCTCAAATGGAGGCCCAGCTTGAGAGTTGGCACGTCACCTGCAGTGTTTTGTCAAACCAGCGGTTGGCGCTGTTCCACAAACTGCCGCCTCCGTGCAACATCTGCACTGCCGCGCAGCTGCGATAAGCGTCCTCCGGCACTCGAGGCATCGGCCCATCCAAACACAGCGTGAAGATACTCCTTTGAATAGCCAGCACCGACTCTTTGTTGGTCCGGtctaaatgaacaaataaatgatgACGTCAAAAGGAATCCGGGGGGAAGACTTGACACGATGCGGTTGACTTTAATCGTTTTATGTTCAATGCTCGTGATCGGTATTGAACAGTTAAAGACCGCTCGAGTAAGCAGAATGTACCCCACACGTTTGACATTTTACCCTTGATGAGGTCAGCGTAAGTCTTGCCCCAGGTGTCACGATGTTGGGTGGTGAGGATGCCCACGGGCTCCGCGTTGGGCGTTATGGAGGCATCGCAGATCCGCTCCAGCTGAACACCGAGCTGTTCGGTGGTCAGCGGTGTTCCATCACTGTTGTAAACATCCAGCTTGAAGAACTAAAATTCCAAAtgagacaaagaaaagaaaaagttatgaAGGTAACGGCAATGTCGCTCTATTAAAATGGCCGCCATATCGTCATCCTATCACTATATTAAAAGCGGCACCTCAAAGCGCCaaattgtctttcatttatgcaGTTGCAGCGCCCTCGGGTGGTTAGTTTATTAGTGCAGTTGAATTTGAAGCGGGCATGATTCGGCCACCGGCAGACTTAATTGGAACAGaaacaaatattcaaatgaaTAATGGATTTGATTTTAGCTTTGACTCAAACTGACACATTTTCCAAacattgtagaaaaaaaaccccacagctGGTTTCATGTCGGTTTAGCAAGATATCATCTTGGTGGTGTGTCAAACGTCACCAATATTAGTCGAGAGCCCATTCTGTCAGGTAGACCAAAGTCAGATGAGAGTGAATCGTATTTGTGCTCCTCACCTGAAAATTGTGGACAACGGTGATATGTTTCGGGGGCCTGGAGCTTTTTGCGTGATTCACCACAGCGTCCCTCTTCAGACCAGGGATGCGGCAGGACGAGAGCACTTCATAGTACTGATTCATACACAGCGGCTTCCCTCCCAGGTACTCCACCGGGATGGTCTCGCTGCAGTAGTACAACAGCTCATGTTGATTCCACCAGGGACACGGCATTCATCTCTGGGTGTTCAAGTTATGCGTACTGCCGTATGAGTTATTTTATCTTGAATGTTTCATAGAGCGCTTTGTGACAACAGCAGctcttgtgaaagcgctatagaaatatAAGATGTATTGCATTTTATCCTAAAATTAAGACGGGGCACGTCCTAATTCTACAATTGATTCTATTCGACAAAAATGTGGTCGGTCTTAAAACAAAAGATACTTCAACACGTGTGCTTACTTGTCAATCATTGTCTTGAATTCCAAAACACCTGAAATCAGTTTGGCAGCAAACCTGTAGACCGAAAGTGACGAATTATCAATTATAGTGTAGATCTCGACTTTTATTCAGTGGCCACGTGCCATAGGGGTGGGGAGAAAAGATTCAATACTTCATAACATAGCGATGTGAATAGATTAAGCGGACACGAGGTAGTTCTCTCATAAAACAACGGATAGAATGAGTCTCTTTCAATGCTGGATGCATCGTGTGATCACCTGATTTGTCCCTGCTTATCACTGAAGTTCATTCGAGGTAAAACCAAGCCGGGACTCGAATGGATCACCACCGGCAAACGGTAGTCAAGGTAAGCGACCTGCACCCACCATTCTGACAACTACAAAGACACAGTGAACCACCTGAAATTCTATGCACCAGGTATATCccattctaaaaaaaatcatgaactaTCTCAATAATTTTGTACAACTAATGGGACAAAAATCAATGTTATGGCAACAAGTACTGTCCAAAAGCTGGTCGATTttctatttattgattttgcCACAAGCTCACCCAATTCTCTGCATTTTGCGCTCTCCTCTCCAGGCCTCGCTGCAGTTTTTCACCAACACCCCCAGGTTTCTGAAAGTCATTCACAAGTTCCTTTGTGTGCATCAactcgtccacctccacgatggGCTCCAGAGCTGTGATGTAGCGCTCAAAGGTCTGCTGCAGAGGGGGAACGGGCAAAGTCGGCAACCCCTTCTGGTGGGTCAAGTATCTCCCAGCGATCCGGGTTGCTGAAACTGGCTTCACCAAGTGGCAAGGTTTGACCAAGCCACCGGGTTTCGCAACGCCCGCCTTGACCTGGAAGATGAAAGACTACCATTTAACATTTAAATTCTGATACAATTCCTTTGGGTACGATGGTTTCTTCCCTCTTTACACCAAATTACCCATCAgtgtgaatatgagtgtgaatggatgCCTGTCTGGAGTTGCCCTGTGactgcctgggggggggggggggtatcttaGTATTGGTTGTGTCTTCTTGCCAAATGTCAGCTGGTAcgaatgacttaaaaaaaatctgaacgtATTCCACTGCAAAACTCACCTTTCCCCATCCAAATAGTCGAATAAACAAAGATCTAAGATgccttattttatatatattttttagtacGGTCAACAAATAATGGGGCACCACAGATACGCCCATAATGTTTTATTACTAATTTTGCAAGTTAATAACGACAAGTGCAATGATTGCTTTTGGGTCAATCTGATTTCtttgaagtacagtactttactGTAGTATTTTCACCTGTACAGGGCAAAAGCTGCACTTATAATCAAAGAACGGTGACGAAAAGACGTGTTGCCGTAttacacaaataaaaagaaCGCAACGTTTTGTCCCCTTGGTCGGATATAAATATTAACCTCTTTAAACTGTTTTGACAATTCTAAGGACTGAACTACAAGCGCCGACTGTTCTGGAAAACAAACAGCGTTGTACCGCCAGACAAAATGAGGATAAAAGCTTCTGTTACTTTTAATGATGTAACACAGATTTCACACTCCTTGGTGTATTCGGTACCGTTTGATAGCGTTTTAAATCTTGTGTTTGCATATCTCGCCGAGATAGTATACACAAAACGCTCCTAAGAGACCCCAAAACACGAGGAAAGTGTTGCCATTTATTGTTTCAATTTGTATGCTAGCTAGGCTGAAGTTTCAAATTGCAAACAAATAAAGCCACAAATAACCTTTTACCCAGTTAGCGTGCGTGCTAGCCAACGTACAAACAGCGAGTCTGCGCAAATGTTGCTGTGAACTGCCACCAACTGAGACCAAACACATCAGTCGAATGTCAGACATTATGTTGTTCGTGACACAAACGATCAACCGGTTATTGGAAAATGTACAACGTGATAGAGCTCAACTATCAAGGTCAATTTCTTACCATTCTGCTGCAAATGCCCCACATTCTGAATCTTGGAAACGCCCACTTCACAAATCATCAAAGGTCACTGCCCGAAGTCCATCAGAAAGATTCGATTCAGTCAATTCTGATTATCTTTACGTTGGACCCATCAATAGACGGCAAACTTAAACACGCCACCGCAGCTGCACGGTGCGGGTGCCGAGCCGCATGCAGAATACGACTCGGAAGTcgtaaatgtttttaatgcgGATATTGTGACCATTGAGAATTCAGGCAAaaactaatttttaaaaaaggatccaAGTACAAAAGTCATGTAAATTGCACTTTCCAAGCACTTCCGTTATGCATTGGTCGGGGAAGCAAATATAGTACAACTGTTACTTATTTCACGAGTTTATAATTTTATGAATAACAcgacaataaatttaaaattagCATGAGTATGTATATGTAAGCCACTTATATTAAATCGCATTTTCGAAATGTTTTGTATAATTAGCCAACAACGGTGGCGGTAGTGAGCCACAGTTCCAGTGTTTTCTACCTCTGTAATCCACGAAGAAGACTGACAGCTTCAAAATGGCGGAATCAGACCAGCAGTCCGGTAAAACTCAGTTGGATGTTTGTTGTCAGCATCTatgaattttgttttgcttctgctCATGAATCTCGAATTTAGGAAGATTTGAATGTATGCCGCACGTTCACATTGCACATCAACATGTAACCGTCTAGTCATTGTATAATTATCACAACCGCAAGTCTTGGGGAGTCCATCAAAAAAAGCTTTATTTCCCTCGTTATACACGTTTAAATAAACGTTTATGTCAGTCATTAATACCAAACATAGATTTTTTTCGTTTAGTTACTAGCTACAATCTGCCATAAACCCCGAGTCTGTCAGTTTTACTGAGTAATCACCTTTGACTTGTATTTATACAGTTCAATACTTTTAATCATAAATAAGAGTCTTTAATTATGCTGCGATGCCTGCTTTTGAGTGTCTGAAAAATAGTCATTGTTAACTtacactgggagaacatgcattcTCCGCATAAGAATGTCAGTACTGTACCGATTTCAAACCCTGAAGCTcagtgaggctgacgtgcttgccgcaatcaaaattgttatcaGATACAGCATGATCACCATCATGGATCCTTGtcccacatccatccatccatccatccatccatcacccacccatccatcatctgaaccGCGTGGCATAAAAGAACTAGCAACAATATTGAGTATATTCAcagtagatgttttttttaaaatatctattGTGCTCATGTTATTTTGCTAGCAGACAACTTTAAATTTCTGCACATTTTCATGTGACTTCATCTTTTGTAGGAGCCATTTCTGAGAATGAACCACTTGAGGTCACAACGCCCTTCATGGTCCCCAAGAAAGAAATTAGCATGGTGCCCGACATGGGCAAGTGGAAGCGGTCTCAGGTGAATGAACGCCCTGTCAGTCGAATCGGCACGTCCAAATGCATAACGGTAGAGCTTGGAATTATTCAACGTTGCCTTTTACAAACATTTCACAAGCCAAGTGCACATTCTCACAACCGATGCAGGTCATTTCCTTGATATAATTCAATTAATCAAAACCTTTCGTCAGCGAGAAAATGACAATACGTTGAGACCGAGGTCTCTTTTCCAGGGTGATCTGTCCCAGCACAATTTGTATAACAATAACAGTCCATTGTATACATAAACGAACTAAGTACACGTAGAAGTAGAAAATAAAAGAAGTCAATATAATCACAAACAGAAAACTGACTTAAAAACCTCTCAATCAGTGATCCGGAGAAACACATTGAAAATGCTTGCTGAGTTGGTCAGCGTGAACGATTGTCATCTGTTGCAGACATTTGCCTGACTGCAAGTTTTTTTCCTTATCACAGGCTTACGCTGACTACATGGGATTCATTCTGTCTCTTAATGAAAGTGTGAAGGGAAAGAAGCTAACCTGTAATTATAAAGTGTCTGAGgtatgatggttttttttttaaacgagtgaAATGGTTTTCTGACGTCTCATAGCATATTCTGTTTTGGGGATTCTGGATTGAATGCATTCTTCATGTTTTACAAGACTAACATCCAAAATGAATGAGTAACGAAgaagtggtggtggtgttgattGGTGGTCTCGTGTCTGATTCCGATTGTTGTCCTTTTGTATGACAGACGGTGGAGAAGTTACTGGATCTTTTGGGGACTCTGGAGCGATGGATAAATGAGACCCCTCCTGTTGACCAGCCATCCCGTTTTGGTAATAAAGCCTTCAGAACCTGGTTTGCTCAATTAGACAAGGTTAGttagcacacatacacaaaacactgCCCCACATTGCGCGGCTTGTTATATGTAGCAACGTTGTTGTTGGCAGGAAGCAGAAGTCTTGGTGTCAGCTGTGCTACCCGCTGACAAGCAAGCCGCAGCTCCAGAGATAGCCGTCTACCTGAAAGAGTCTGTAGGGAACTCGACCCGGATTGACTACGGAACAGGtcttattattgttttgtttagtttttattttttttttattgtgcaaaaacaaaaggcactGATTTGCAGAAACTATGCTGGTATGTGACGATCCTGAAGCTCAAGCTTCCTAATTCTCTACATATGCCACTTTTCTATTAGAAAGGCCTTTGGCATGTCCGAATGAAGCTCCTCTGTTCATGTGAACATATTTCCTTGGCCACAAGATAGCGCCAAAGTACCACGTTTCTTTCAGAAAAATCTttagtgccatcttgtggcacttTTGGGTCTTTcagaaatagcaaaaaaaaaaaaaccacacaaaaatGGAAAGGCAAGTAACAGGATAGATTCCTCCCGAAAAAATACCAGTCAGTGGGGGAGTTCATGTGTAGAAAGCCTGAATAGTTGGAGgcacattattaaaaaaaaaaagacactcaaAACGTGAACAAATTGAATTCAACTTTCCAATGTTGTTGGTTAAActgatttttcattgttcaccAAGGGGATTCCATACAAGTGCCTTCATTTGTGAACCGACCATTAAACAAATTTACTGTACATAAATAAAGAAGTGACATACTGCATTGGTAATTACTGACGAGTTTAATTTATCGAAAAAATAACTATCATCCCTGCATTATCAAGTTCTTTAAGCGCCCCATTTCTCATTTGTCTCACAGAGTTCAATTGCACATTTCAcatgtcatgtttttcttttcaggtcATGAAGCTGCGTTTGCTACATTCCTTTGCTGCCTCTGTAAGGTTGGCGCTCTTAAAGCGGATGACCAGCTCGCTattgttttcaaagtttttAACAAGTAAGTAGTTGCTACTGTGGACACGGTGTTATTGGGTTTGTTCTTCCCAttcaacagaaaataaaacaaatccatGACTTCCAATTCTGTTTTCGTCAAAACCATGGCATTCCACAGCTTTTTTGTTACTGCCTTTCATATCTCCCAGTCCATCACTTATCACTGTAAATTGGTGCTTCTGTTAAATCTGCCGTCTTTCATCTGAGGCAGCTGGCTACAgtcaagcctctcctttctcggGAGCACTTTGAAACGGTCTTTCTTGCCCTCGTCACgtctcggctggattactgtaatacgctttactttggagtcagccgatTCTCCAttcagcatctccagttggtccaaaatgctgctgctcgcctcttcactggccGCCCGATACATTTTAAGAGTTcttctattatttgttttcaaatcttgaaatggccttgccccaccttacctctctgagctcctccgcacctgcccggtgccttgggtctgcggaccagacactattagaggtaccgagaactaagTGGAGGCTCAGACGGGTTGCCGGACCCTCTCTTTTGAACGACTTACCACTGAACGTTCTGCAAGCTCACTCGCTGCCTGTCTTTCAAacccatctcaaaactcattgtttgttgttgtagtacATATTTTTGCccccacgtacagcactttgtatacagtggtggttgtgctctagaaatacactCGAGTTGAGTTACATCAAATCATGACCagtttaaatacttttttttttaggtatctCTTAGTGATGCGGAAACTTCAGAGGACCTACAGAATGGAACCAGCTGGAAGCCAAGGTGTCTGGGGCCTTGATGACTTCCAGTTCCTACCTTTCATATGGGGTAGCTCACAGTTTGTTGGTACGAAGATTTTCAAATaagaatttacaaaaaaaaaaggttcatattgcattttccCAGCATCAACAAAcaatcgtttgtttttttttgtgtgtatctaATGAACATACCAACAAGTGCTGGTTGCAATGCTTGTGCTTTCTTAAGTGCATTGTTGCTCTCCCGCCTGACCTCCACCAGTGTGAGAGCGTTGAAAAGAGAACATGACAAGTTAACTAGCGACACCTGATGGCCAAGATATACAATTGCAGCACTGTCTCCCATAGATCACCCAACCCTCGAACCCCGGCACTTTGTTGATGAGAGGGTGGTCAACGAACATCAGCAAGACTACATGTTTCTGGAGTGCATCAAGTTCATTAACGAGGTGGGACAATGAAACTCTTGACatttgacccccaaaaaaacaacaatgattgCAAAGCAGGATTTAGTTGCAGGAATGCAACATCAAATACGCATTGGTCATGTTAAAACTGGCTTAAAACtaatgttaacaaaaaaaaaggattttaaatTCTTTGAATCTGTGGTGCCCAAAATAcagcccgggggccatttgtggactacccatccatccacccacccattttctgatccgcttatcctcacaagccgatttcagctgacttcgggcagagggtgggctacaccctgaaccggttgccagccgatcgaaaaccatccacgctcacactcacacctagggacaatttagaatgttccactaacctgtcacgcatgtttttggaatgtacccggtgaaaacccactcaggcacgggggagaacatgcaaattccacagaggaaggccagagccggaatggaaccttgcatctctgcactgtgaggccgatgagctaaccagtcgcccactggGCCCATTTGTGGGccgtcatccatttttcagcggcccgtgacatgactaaaaaaacaaacaaacaaaaaatgacatttgacatgggaGATGAGTCAAAAAAGGTGAGGTGGGCAGAGTGAGGATTATCTATACTTGAAGATACAAATacatgattaaaagaaaaacaccatTGATTTTCAAAACACAAGTGAAGCAAgataattccattttcaaggcaaAAATAGTTTCTCGCACTTTGTGCCGATTGATGAAGGCATCACACGAATGAGCCTCAAGAAGCTGTTTGATGGGATTCGGCCGCAGTCAAGCGCAGAGCTGGATCTACTCTATGAGATAGACGGCTGTTTGCCATCACAAAAACTTGGAAGAACCCTCAACTAATTTCCTCAACACCTTCAACAGAAAGCCAATGACAAACACCGTACATCGAAATTGCTCGCTTGACTGACATTAGCGGGTATCAAATCCAATCTGCTTGGCCCCGCAAATGCGTCACTGCAAACCTAGCCGGGggccttttttaatttttctcaagCACTTTTGGTGAGTAAGGCCCACTGTCTTTTAAATGGCGATCGTAGCGCATGGAGGCTCTGATTATTTAGCGCCGATTGTGTGGCTCACTTAGCTTTGTTGACGTGTATctgctttgttttcattcaccCAATTGACTTATTGTGTCTTTGAGAATAACAATTTAAGTGGATAATCTGGAGCCGAGAGCTGTTGCAAATGGATCGCAGGGCAATAGCTGAATAGGGTCTTCAGGAAAAAGGAAGACGGGGATTTATTCCGGGAAAAGCAGATGGAGTCTGTTGGTCATGTGCCAGAGCAGGAACTGtacgctttgtttttgttttggggaggaaaaaggAGGGGAGGGAAGTCAAGGGGAGGGGCATTGCTAGAGCATGCGACATCCTTTTCCTCCTTCCCACTCAGACACGCTGCCTCCTTCCCTCGATCTCCTCCTTTCCCCGTTTGACCTCTTCCGCCCTCCTCGCGGTTGTCAAAGGAGTCTGCGCACGCTACTCTGTACGCTTACCTCCGTACATCGCAGACAGATTTGGAGAGCGCGACCAAATTGCCCGGaaaatctacttcaaaatagTTTTTGACCTTGGTTGCGTGTCTTGTTGTCGTGCTATATTTGGAATATTCTGTACTGGGATGAGCACAGACATCATGGCAAACCACATTTCTGCGGGTGCTAACAGCGTGGCTTCGTATTAAAAGAGTGCGAGTACAGTTCTCAAcaggcctgcctgcagtccagacccgtctcccattgaaaatttgCATTACATTTTGTTGACTGTTAGCATACAAACTGCGCATGTCTAGCGGACGTTCCCGCTTTTCACACACACGGGCACTTCAACTCGACGCAaattccaatttaaaatcacacaCATAAGGATTtttatgtgtgcgtgcatgcatcaGCCTAAACATGAGTCACTTCCTTCCCcacatgctgctgtgaatcacTCCTTCCTCCAGGGAATATGGGCCGTctcctcccccccaacccctttccTCCCTCTTCCATGCCCCTCCCCCCTTGTGTTCTCATGCGAGGCCATGGAAAGTCTCTGGAGCGGTGGGGGTGGAATGGAAAAAGGAGGGGGCTGTTAGATTGATGCCCCAGGGTCTGGGTTTGGGTTCCTTTgctctggggggtgggggggtatattTGGGGAAAACAGCATCGAACTTTATTCAAAAAATGGACTTCTGAATGTTCATTGAGATTTCCATTTGGACTGAAGTTACCTTTCTCGTTGGTTTTTTTGAAGTGCTCCCGGAACCCAGCCTCTTGGGCTATTTTAAAAAGCTGCAGTTTAGTGGGACGATTACTAGGTTCACATATAAAGCGTATGTGCGTGTGACGTCATCGTCGAGGGCCTCCAACTGAAGTACACATACTGTAGATGTAAGCGGCTAGTCTGTACTTGTCTGTGCTGGAAAGTCGAGTTCCTTTGTTGGTAACTGTCGGAGCTGAGCCTGCAATCCTGCTCGAAGGCTTCCTACTTAATttctaaataaaaatcacaaattgcATATTATCGTGTTGCTTATCTTCGAGTACAATGTGAATCGTTTTAGCCAGTCCAAAGACTCAAATTGAACTTTCAAATCACGCAAAGaagagatgacaggtacatACGCGGATACAGTACGAGCGTAGTTGTTAAACAATTCAAATTTTTAAGAAATCGTGGACGGCTAAAGCGTCAGTCGCGGAACAATCGCATGTTTGGATGGATGTCGGCTTTTCAGTTGGTCGTCTTTCATTCAAATTCCTGCCGGTTATGTTCGGTTGTCGTTCTCATCCGCGTCCAATCTCAAGCAGGCGtcgatactgtatgtttttgtcaTACAGGGACCACGACGACGACTTCCTGTTTCTGCCTCTAAGAATCATGGGAAATACCCGCGCTATTTTATGTTTTGTCTTCCGTCTTTTCTAGATGAAGACGGGTCCCTTTGCCGAGCACTCCAACCAGCTGTGGAACATCAGCGCTGTCCCTTCCTGGTCTAAAGTCAACCAAGGTCTGATTAGAATGTACAAAGCAGAGGTGAGTTGAATGAATCCGATCGCGCGTCATTGAAATTTCATCTGAAGTTATGCGAATTTACCGATCCGAGTCACAGCAGTGAGAACAGAATGGAAGCGCCCCCCCAACCTGGTGGAAACATGGCCTAGGGCTGACCCAGACTTTGTTTCTGGCACCTGAAATGGAACTCGGCTTTCCCCAAAACTGGAAGCGGTCAAATACTATTTCACAGCACTAGTTAGGTTCCTTGAGATGACCTCAACGGAAGACCAGTTGGCACATGCGCCTGCGTCTCTGAACAGGCACTTCTACCAACTTCCAGGTCACTTTAACTTCAAATGGCGGATTTTCCAGACCGGCCTGTGCTCACATTCACTGCTCACTTTGACTTGCTGTTCTGCGAGCCGTCTACTCCCCGCTCCACTCTGCTCTcgtgtctgccccccccccccccaagccccctcCCACTTGCTTTTACCCACAGCATTCATGCCTCACTTTCTTAAAGGAGCCACCCTTCTGCTTCAACACTCTTCAGCCACGTGGATATATACCGGAGATGTTTTGAGTAGATACACCTAACAAGGAATTTACCCGCTTTCTATTGCCGACTATTCAGCCTGTACTGCCCCCCCCAGGTTGTTGCCGTTTGCCATTGAGGATTGCGCTGGACACGCTCCGTCGATTGGTCAGCACTGCACAGATCCTTATTGGGTCTTTCCTTGACCTGCGACTACGAAGTCACACTACTTTTAATACTTAACGGAGTTAGCTCCACCCCCCTAGGCCCCTCCCCCCTTTACTTTACACCCAGTGGTGGGAGTCCAACGTTGACCAGAATCTACAGATCTCAACCACAATGTCGCAAAATAAACCGAACCGGTCAAGTGGGTGGAATTCGGCTACGTGGACCCATCTTTGGCCATAAATATGAAAATCAAAGCGCCTTCCCGGTTCTCTGTCCTCTGTGTGTCAGCACCGAGGAGGTTTGAAGCGGGATTTTGCCGGCTTCTGACGTAGCAACAGGCCAACGACTGACTGTCGCGAGCAGAGTGTGAAGTTTAACAGCCAAGACTCACTGCCAACGTCCCTTTGTGTCGCCGTCTCGCTGACGTCGCCACGCACGTAATTATTTTAATGGCACGAGCCGCGATTGCCGTCAACGGGGCGAGTACATCTCGACACTACTCTTAGAGCCTTTAATGCGCTAATTATCCGGCTATGCGGTGTCAAAGCAACGACTCTTAATTGGGATTAATTGATTTGCTGTCAGAGGGAGAGACTTCTTTGTCTGGAATGTCTCCAAGTTAGTAGTAACGTCAAGTCACGTTGATTTATTTAATCCCAAAcggtctcaaagggcttcacgtgcccacagttgacaataATATTCATGACCGCCCCTGACTTGAAGCCCCAGAAGGGCAAgtaaaaaactattttaaaaaaaaaaaacatctggggaaaaatgagaaaccttgagaaggggttGCAGATGGGGGAATCACTAAAATTAAATCATTAAAATTTGGATTCAcgttttttactgtaaattcgCATTGTGCGATTCGGGGGATATTGCATCGCCTCGGGCTGCGagcagtattttttaaattcttgttGAACATTCCATTGAGGAACATGTATCGATTTAATTGCGTCCCGTCGGGGAAGCGCTATTTTCTCGTGACTTTATGCAAATCACGACATCGGAGAAACCCAAGACTTGAACCGTCTGCAAGCGAGGGAAGAGGCAGGAAAGGGTTAACAGAGGACCAGCGAGAATGgaattgtgtgcatgtgtgtgggtggTAGGGGGTGGGGAATGgggtcggtgtgtgtgtgtgtgtgtgtggaggggggtgggggtggggggttgtccaAGCCTTCTCCCGCCTGCATGCCCACATCCTGTGTTTTCCAGTGCAGCCTGCGAGTCTTCCCAAAGAGCTGAGGGGCCAAACTGTctgcctc
Protein-coding regions in this window:
- the crata gene encoding carnitine O-acetyltransferase isoform X1, yielding MWGICSRMVKAGVAKPGGLVKPCHLVKPVSATRIAGRYLTHQKGLPTLPVPPLQQTFERYITALEPIVEVDELMHTKELVNDFQKPGGVGEKLQRGLERRAQNAENWLSEWWVQVAYLDYRLPVVIHSSPGLVLPRMNFSDKQGQIRFAAKLISGVLEFKTMIDNETIPVEYLGGKPLCMNQYYEVLSSCRIPGLKRDAVVNHAKSSRPPKHITVVHNFQFFKLDVYNSDGTPLTTEQLGVQLERICDASITPNAEPVGILTTQHRDTWGKTYADLIKDRTNKESVLAIQRSIFTLCLDGPMPRVPEDAYRSCAAVQMLHGGGSLWNSANRWFDKTLQFIVGEDGTCGANYEHAPAEGPPIVALIDHVVEYTRKPEMVHSPTVPLAMPRKLHFNITPEIKKDIEEAKQKMNELANDLDMRVIVFSHFGKNIAKAHKMSPDAFIQVALQLAYYRMYQHCCATYESASLRMFRLGRTDTIRSASSASAAFVKSFDDPNKQNTEKVDLLEKAVVAHRSYTNLAISGQAIDRHLLGLKMQAAEEKISIPDVFKDPSYAKALHYRLSTSQVPSKTDCVMCFGPVVPNGYGVCYNPMNDHINFAISSFNGCQETNAADLARAMERALVDMRTLLEQTPRAKL
- the crata gene encoding carnitine O-acetyltransferase isoform X2; translation: MGVSVVPHYLLTVLKNIYKIRHLRSLFIRLFGWGKVKAGVAKPGGLVKPCHLVKPVSATRIAGRYLTHQKGLPTLPVPPLQQTFERYITALEPIVEVDELMHTKELVNDFQKPGGVGEKLQRGLERRAQNAENWLSEWWVQVAYLDYRLPVVIHSSPGLVLPRMNFSDKQGQIRFAAKLISGVLEFKTMIDNETIPVEYLGGKPLCMNQYYEVLSSCRIPGLKRDAVVNHAKSSRPPKHITVVHNFQFFKLDVYNSDGTPLTTEQLGVQLERICDASITPNAEPVGILTTQHRDTWGKTYADLIKDRTNKESVLAIQRSIFTLCLDGPMPRVPEDAYRSCAAVQMLHGGGSLWNSANRWFDKTLQFIVGEDGTCGANYEHAPAEGPPIVALIDHVVEYTRKPEMVHSPTVPLAMPRKLHFNITPEIKKDIEEAKQKMNELANDLDMRVIVFSHFGKNIAKAHKMSPDAFIQVALQLAYYRMYQHCCATYESASLRMFRLGRTDTIRSASSASAAFVKSFDDPNKQNTEKVDLLEKAVVAHRSYTNLAISGQAIDRHLLGLKMQAAEEKISIPDVFKDPSYAKALHYRLSTSQVPSKTDCVMCFGPVVPNGYGVCYNPMNDHINFAISSFNGCQETNAADLARAMERALVDMRTLLEQTPRAKL
- the ptpa gene encoding serine/threonine-protein phosphatase 2A activator — encoded protein: MAESDQQSGAISENEPLEVTTPFMVPKKEISMVPDMGKWKRSQAYADYMGFILSLNESVKGKKLTCNYKVSETVEKLLDLLGTLERWINETPPVDQPSRFGNKAFRTWFAQLDKEAEVLVSAVLPADKQAAAPEIAVYLKESVGNSTRIDYGTGHEAAFATFLCCLCKVGALKADDQLAIVFKVFNKYLLVMRKLQRTYRMEPAGSQGVWGLDDFQFLPFIWGSSQFVDHPTLEPRHFVDERVVNEHQQDYMFLECIKFINEMKTGPFAEHSNQLWNISAVPSWSKVNQGLIRMYKAECLEKFPVIQHFKFGSLLSIQPSQP